In the genome of Acidovorax sp. 69, the window GGGCATCGAGTTCATTGAATACGCCACCAGTCGCCCGCAGGCGCTGGGGCAGGCGCTGGAGCGCATGGGCTTTCAGCCCGTGGCGCGCCACCGCTCGCGCGAGGTGCTTCTGTACCGCCAGGGCGACATGAACATCATCGTCAACGCGCACCAGGACAGCGAACGCACCGGCGTGCACGCGCCGCCCGCGCTGACAGAAACCCCAGTACTGGCCGCCATCGCCTTCCGCGTGGGCAACGCCGCCGCCGCCTACCGCCGCGTGCTGGAGCTGGGGGCATGGGCCGTGCACACCGAAGTCGAAGTCATGGAGCTGAACATCCCTGCCATTCACGGAGTGGGTTCCAGCCGCATCTATTTTGTGGACCGGTACAAGGAGTTCTCGATCTACGACGTGGACTTTGTGTCCATCCCCACTGTTGAGCCCCGTCCTGCCGCTCTGGCCGGGCTGCACTTGTTTGGTGTGGTGCAGTACATCGGCCTGGGTCGCCTGCAGGACTGGACCCATTTCTATGGCGAACTTTTCGGGTTTGCAGAGCTGTCCCCCGAGCAGTCTTTTGGCGTGCTCACGCACGGCCGTATCCTGGCAAGCCCCTGTGGCACGCTGCACTGGCAGCTGATCGAACCACTGGTCGATGCATTGGATGCCGACCCCGAGGAGTTGCTGCAGCGTGTGGCCTTTGGAACGCCCGATGTCATGGCCACCGTGAACGCGCTGCGCGCGCGGGGTGTGGACTTTGTCGAATCGCCCCAGGGTGTGCACACCGGCACACGCGGCGCCCTCACGCGCGCCGACGTGGGCTCGCCCAGTTTCGAACTGGTGCTGGACGCCCGCTGACCCTGGAGTACACCCATGCGCACATCCACCATGCAACGCAACGTCGCCGACTTCGGCATGGACACCATCAGCCTGGCCGGCCCGCTCGAAGCCAAGCTCGCCGCCGTCAAGGCCGCAGGTTTTGGCCAGATCATGCTGGCCGCGCGCGACATCGTGGGCCACCCACAAGGCATCGAAGCGGCCGTGCACGCCGTGCGCAGCAGTGGCCTGCGCGTGACGGGTTTCCAGGTGCTGCGCGACTTTGAAGGCCTGTCGGGCCACCTGCACAGCTACAAGGTGGACATCGCCAAACAAATGATTCTGATGGCACTTGACCTGGGTGCGCCGCTGCTACTGGCCTGCAGCTCCACCTCGTCGCACGCCACGGCGGACGCCGACGCCATTGCGCGCGACCTGCGCAAACTGGCCCTGCTGGCGCTGCCGCACGGAATTCGCGTGGCGTTTGAAGGACTCTCGTGGGGGCGGCACATCAACGAGGTGCACCAGGCCTGGGCGGCGGTGGAGCAGGCCGATTGTCCCAACCTCGGCCTGGCCGTCGATTCGTATCACCAGTTCGCCACCAGCACCCCGCTCGCAGCGCTGGCCGACGTAGACCCCGAGAAGATCTATCTGGTGCAGCTCTCGGATTTCATGTGGCAGGAGACCCGCACGGTGCAAGAGCGCATCGACACCGCGCGGCACTTCCGTGTGTTCCCCGGCGAGGGCGTGCACAGCCAGGCGCTGGCCGAGCTGGTGCGCACGCTCGACAGCATGGGCTACGAAGGCGACTACAGTTTTGAGGTCTTCAACGACGACTACCAGCAGCTGCCGTTGCCCTATGTGGCGCAGCGGGCCTGGAACAGTGCGCTGTGGCTGGCAGAAGGTGTGCTGCAGCGTGCTGTGCCGCTGCCGGGGCACCTGCGCATCAAAACCTTGGCGTGATCAACGCATCAACGGGCCCCGATCAACTGTTGGCGCGCTTTTTGAGCCAGCGCATCAGTGCGCCGACCACGGGCAGTTTTTCGTACAACTCTTCGGCCGCGTCCCAATAGTCGCGGTGCAGCGTGACCAGGCCTTGTTCGTCGAGCACCAGGTGCGATGCGCCGCGCACCGTCTGCGTCACGCCTTTGTGAAAGTCCTTGAACGCGAACAGGAAGTCCCAGGTCAAAAAGCACTGTGCGCCCTGCACCACCCGGCCGGTGACCACAAAACGCGGCTGTTCCAGCGCCTCGAACATGTGGGCAAATATGGACTGGATCGCAGGTACGCCCTGCACCTCGTTGAAAGGGTCCTTGAAGCGGGCCTGCGGTGTGTAGAACTGGCCGATGGTTGACACGTCAGCCGGTGAGAGGTTTTCAAAGAACGCGATGATGCGGGTGACGGCTTCTTCGCTGGTGGGATGGGGATGCGGGGGCAACATGGCAAATAATCTCAAAGACCGGTGAAACGGCGGACCGCCGGAAAATACCACCGGTACGGCAACACCCGCAGCAGCTTCATCACGCGCGTGAAACGCTTGGGGAAATGGATGTCGAAATGTCCGCGTTCCCAGCCTTGCACAATGGCCGCCGCCGCCGCCTCGGGCGAGATCAGCGCGGGCATCGTGAAGTCATTGCCCGCGGTGAGCGGCGTGGCCACAAAACCAGGGTTGATCACGCTGACACCCATGCCCATGTCATGTAAATCCAGGTACAGCGCTTCGGCCAGATTGATCAGCGCGGCCTTCGTGGGACCGTAGGCCAGGCTTTTGGGAAGGCCGCGAAAGCCCGCCACACTGCTGATGACGCTCACATGCCCCGGGCGCCCGGCCTGCGCCGCCGCCAGCATGGCGGGCAACACGGCAGCCAACACATGCAGCACGCCGTTGTAGTTGATCTGCTCATGGCGCAGCATCACCGCCAGATCGAAATCGGTGGCGCGCATGTCGCGGTAGTAGCCCGCGCAGTAGCACACCAGGTCGGGCGCGCCGCCTGCCAGGACCTGCGTGGCAGCGGCCTGCACTTGTGCAGGCTCCGCCGTGTCCATGGGCAGCGCCAGGCTGCCGGGGTGTTGGGCGACAAAAGCATCGAGCGCATCACCGCTGCGCGCCGACACGATGACCTGCGCACCCCGCGCATGCAGCGCAGTAGCCGTGGCGCGGCCAATGCCACTGCTGGCCCCGATGAGCCAGGCCCGGCGGCCATGCCAGTCGCGCAGGGGGGGGTTGAGGCTCATGGCGCGCGTTTGGTAAAGGACAAAGTGATCTCGCCCAGGCGGAATCCGAACTTGCTCATGGTGGCGCGGTTGAGCATCACGCGATCGTCGATGAGGTACATCCAGTCGTCCAGGTCCACGTTGTAGACCTTGCCGTCCACCGGCAGCGCCAGCGTGTAGTTCCAGCGGAAGGCGTTGCCGCGCGTCTGGCCGTTGGCCGTGCCCACCACGTCGTCGGCGACGCCCGTGTAGCGGCCGTCGGCGTGTTTCGTCAGGCGCCAGATGCGGCGCTGTGTGGTGCCGTCGGAGTAGGTGAAGGCTTCATCGAGCACGCCTTCATTGCCCTTCCACTGGCAATCCATCACCACAGTGAAGCGTTTGACGATCTGGCCGCTGCGGTCCTGGAAGATGCCGTGGGCATCGATCTTGCCGTTGAAATACTGGGCCAGGTCGAGCACCGGCTTTTCGTTGGCATAACCGTCCAGGCTTTGGCTGGCACAGCCGGACAGGACCATGGGAGCCGCCACTGCGGCCGAAAGAAGGAGGCGTCGTTGCATCATGGTGGCGTCGCTTGAGAGGTCAGGAATGCGTCGCGCTCGCGCGCAGGCCGCAGGATGAGTACATACAGTGCAGCCGCAGCCAGCAGCTTGAGCACGCAGGGCAGCACCGCGTAGGCCAAGCCCAGGGTCTGCAGGCCACCTTCGCTGCGTGTGCCGGGCGTGTAGCCCCACCAGCCCAGCAGCGGCAGCGCCAGGCCCGCAGCCAGCGCCAGGTTGAGCTTGGTGGCAAAGTTCCACCAGCCGAAGTACGCGCCTTCATGCTGTCCACTGTCGCCCTCGGAGGCGATCACGCCGGCCAGCAGCGCGCTGGGCAGGGCCAGGTCCGTGCCCAGCGCCGCGCCGGACAGCGCGCAGACCAGCAGGAACGGCAGCACATCGCCCGCGCCCAGAAAGGCAGTCCATACAAACACGGCAATCGCCAGCAACATGCCCGCCAGCCAGGTGCGCGCCAAACCCCCGTGTGCTACGGCACGCAGCCACAGCGGAATCGACAGCGCGGCACACACAAAGTACGCGGCCAGGAACATGGGCTCCTGCGCGGGCGGGGCCTGCAAGCGGTCCTGGATGAAAAACAGCACCAGCGTGGCCGGGATGGCGCTGGCAATGCCGTTGAGCATGAACACGGTCAGCAGACGGCGGAATGCGGGGCGCCCCCAGGGCCGCCACAGGCTGGCGCGCTGGGGCGGGCGGTATACACCGGCATCCCCCACCATGGGGCGCGGTGCACGCGTCCAGCACCACCAGCCCAGCAACAAGCTGAGGGCGAATACGCCGAGCATCACCGGCAGCCCCAGCAGTGCGGGCAGCACGGAGGCCAGCACCACGCCCACCAGCGCAGCCCCTTCGCGCCACGCCACGATGCGGCCACGCTGCAATTCGTCGCCCCCCAGACGCGCGCCCCAGGACTGGTGCGCGATGCTGAGCTGGCTGTAGGCGATGTAGGTGATGAGCAGCGCAAAGAATGCCCAGGCAACGAGTGCATCGCTGCCGCGAACAGGCGGATAAAACAAGCCACTCAGCCCCGAAGCCAGCACACCGGCTGACACGGCGCCCACGGCCAGCACCGGTCGCACAGAGCGGCCAAACAGTTGGTCGGCAAGGCGGCCCAACAGCGGGTCGGTGAACGCATCAAACAAGCGTGCCGCCAGCAGCACTGCGCCCAGCGTGGCCAGCGGCATGCCGAACTCGCGTGCGTAGTGGTTGGGCAGCAGCACATACAACGGCAACGCCACAAACGCCAGTGGCAGCCCCAGCAGCCCATAGGCCAGGCCTTGACCCGCACGCAGGGGCGGTGTCGAGGTCATGGCTGGCCCTGGGGCCGGGTGGCGGCGATCAGGTCCTGGCGCAGCCGAGGCTCCGAGGTCTGGGGCGACAGCCAGATGCCGAAGAACAGGCGCGAGAACTCGGCGTCGGGCACCTCGCCCACCACACGCCCTGCCATCTTGAATATGGCGCCTGCACCGGGCTGGTACAGGCCCAGCAAGCGGTCGCCGGCCTTCACATTCGGCAACGCCGACTGCAGCGCCTGCTGCCAGCGCTCGGCCTGCTGTGGCGTGAAGCTGCCCACGCGCCGCATTTCTTCGATAGAGCGCTTGGCGATGGCCTCGCCCGAAAAGTCGCGGTGGTAGGTCAGCTCCAGCGCCAGCGGATGCGCCGCGTAGTTGTTGGCATCAAAACCGGGCTGCACCCACAGCCGCGCGCGGTAGATCTCAAATCCCAGGAACCGCAGCACGCCCTGGCCCACCAGGCGAGCCCCCGACAACGGGGCTGCAGCGGCTGCGCTGGCCTCTGCAACCTGCGCCAGCGCGGTTTGAGGGCCTAAAGCCACCAATGCGCCAGTGAATATTGCGGCAACAGCTATATTTTTCATAGCAAACCTCAGTCCTTGATCAGCGTGTACTGCACCAGGTCAATGTTGCTCATCGCAAACGCCGCCTCGCAATACGCCAGGTAGAACTCCCAGATGTGCATGAAGCGCTGGTCGAACCCCAGCTGCAGGATCTGCGTGCGCTGCGCCAGAAAACGCTCGCGCCAGCGTTTGAGGGTCTCGGCATAGTCCTGGCCAAAAGCGAACTCGTCCACCACCCGCAGGCCAGCTGCCTCGGCCTCGCGGCGGAACTCGCGCGGGCACGGCAGGCAGCCACCGGGGAAGATGTACTGCTGGATGAAGTCGGTGGAGCTGATGTAGCGCTCGAACAGGCTGTCGTCGATCACGATGCTCTGGATGCAGGCCTTGCCGCCGGGCTTGAGCAGGCGGTTCACCGACTGGAAGTAGGTGGGCCAGTATTCGCGGCCCACAGCCTCGACCATTTCGACGGAGCAGATGGCGTCATAGGGGCCGTCGGCGATGTCACGGTAGTCCTGCAGGCGCAGGTCGGCCTGGTTCTCCACCCCATGGGCCGCCATGCGTTTCTGCGCAAACGCCAGTTGCTCGGTGGACAGCGTCACGCCAGTGAGGGACGCACCAAACTCGGTGGTCGCCATCTCGGCCAGCGCGCCCCAGCCGCAGCCAATCTCCAGCACGCGGGCACCGGGCTGCACGCCCGCCATGCGCAGCGCGCGGCGCACCTTGGCGTGCTGTGCGGTGCGCATGTCGCCGCCCGCGTCGCCCTCGAACCAGGCGGACGAATAGTTCATCGTGTCGTCCAGCCACAGTTCGTAGAACGCATTGCCCAGGTCGTAATGGGCGTGGATATTTTTCTGGCTGTTGGCGCGTGTGTTGCGGTTGAGCAGGTGCTTGACGCGGTACAGCAGCCGCCCGGCCCAGGTGCCGTAGATCACGCCTTCGATCTGCTGGCGGTTGGCGACAAAAAGCTTGAGCAGGTCGGTGAGGTGCGGCGTGGTCCAGTCGCCTGCGATGTAGCTCTCGGCAAACCCGATGTCGCCCGACCGGAGCGCTGCGCTGCACACGTTCCAGTTCTTGAGCGTGATGGCCGCCGAGGGGCCGTTGCCGTGCCCGAAATGCTGCAGCGTGCCATCGGGCAGTTGCACTGTGAGGTGGCCGTGCTGCAGTCGCTGCAGTAGCTTGAGCGCTGTGCGTGCCGCAGCAGGGGTGCCTGCAGGCAGGGTCAAGGCAGAACGGGTGGCAGTGGTGGAGTTCATGGCGGTCTCGTTGGTCATGGCTGTCAACGGGTCACGATGGAGGCTGGCGCCTCGGGCTTGCGATGGAAACGCACGCGCTTGAGCCACAGCTGCAGCGCGTGCCAGTGGATGCGGGCCACGATGGCCAGCGTCATGACGGGGTAGCCCCACAGCGCCTGGCGCAAGGTGCGCGCGTTGGCGTGCAACAGCGTGCCGCTCACGCTGGTCTGTATCAGTGGGCCGCTGGCGTCGTCGTAGTCGATGCGCGCTACGGTGCGACCTTCATCGGCGGGTGCCGCCGCCGTGCGCATGAAACGAAAGCGATAGCCTCCGGTCACTTCGCAAAATGGCGATACATGGAACACCTTGCGCGCCTGTTGCTCCACACCGTACTGCGGCGCATCCAACAGGTAGCAGTGGCGCTCGCCAAAGGTGTTGTTCACCTCCACCACGATGGCGCGCAGGCTGCCATCGGCACGGTGGCAGTACCAGAAGCTCACGGGCTTGAAGGTGTGGCCCAGCACACGCGGGTAGCAGTGCAGCCAGACCTCGCCCACCGCGTCGTCAATGCCTTCGGTGCGCAGCAGGTCGTCGAGCCAGGCCAGCGCCCCGCCCTGGTCAGCACTTCGACCATCACCATGGTCTGTGTCATGAAAGCTGATGGCGCCGCGCCGGTTGACCGCCAGCGCACTCTGCATACCCGTCGTTTGCGCAAGGCTGCGCATCGGGAGCATCAGGAAGAACGTGGGGTAAGCAAACGCATGCCTTTTGGGCCGCAGCCGCGTGTGGCGCACCTGGCCGAAGCCGATGAGCGGCAGAGCCGGCGGGGTCGTAAGGCTCACGCAGCCTCCGCCCAAGGTGCGGGCATGGCGGCCAGCAATTGCTCCGCCACGGCCAAGCCTGATTTGAGGCCGTCTTCATGGAACCCGTAGCCCGTCCAGGCACCGCAGAACCAGGTGTGCTCACGCCCCTGTATCTTGGCCAGCTGCTGCTGCGCACGGATGGCGGCCATGTCGAACACCGGGTGGGCGTACTCATAGCTGCCGATGACGTGTTCGGGCGCGATGTCGCGCACCGGGTTGAGCGACACCACCACGGGCTGGGCAAATGGCACGGGTTGCAGTTGGTTGATGAGGTAGTGCAGGCACACGCGGGCCGATTCGCGGCTGCGCTGCGGGGCGCGTTCGTAGTTCCACGCAGCCCAGGCGGCGCGGCGTTCAGGCAGCACCGCGGTGTCGGTGTGCAGCACGGCGCGGTTGGCTTGGTAGCGGATGGAACCGAGCACGGCGCGCTCTTGCGTCGTGGGCTGGGCCAGTAGCGCGAGCGACTGGTCGGAATGGGTGGCCAACACCACCTGGTCGAAATGCTCCACCGCACCCTGGGTGACCACGCGCACGCCGGCGGCATCGCGTTCGATGCGGCGCACGGGGGTGTTCAGGCGCTTGTCGGCAATGCCCGCCACGATCTTGTCCACATAGTGGCGCGCACCACCGGCCACCGTCCACCATTGCGGGCGGTTACTCACCTGAATCAGCCCGTGGTTGTGGCAGAACCGGATCATGGTGGCCACGGGGAATTTGAGCATCTGGTCCGTGGGGCAGCTCCAGATGCAGCCCAGCATGGGCAGGAAATACCAGTCGCGGAAAGCATCGCCAAAGCGGTGCTCGCGCAAAAAATCGCCCAGCGGCTGCATCAGAGCCGCCTCGGCCTGTTTCTCTGCAATGCGCGTGCACAGCTTGTTGAAGCGCAGCAGGTCACGCAGCATGCCCAGAAAGCGCGGGTTGACCAGGTTGGACCGCTGGGCAAACACGGTGCTGAGGTTGGTGCCGCTCCACTCCAGCGTGCGAGCACTGCCCGAGCCACCCAGTGCGCCTGGCACTTTCACCGAAAACGACATGTCGGACTTTGCCGTCTCCACGCCCAGCTCCGCCAGCAGGCGGATCAGGTTCGGGTAAGTGCGCTCGTTGAACACCAGAAAGCCGGTATCCACGCCGTGAGTGACGGCGGCGCCGGAGGCGTCCGGCAACGTGACATCGACCGTGTGCGTGTGGCCACCAAAGTAGTCACCCGCTTCAAACAGTGTGATGTTCGCCTGGTCGCGCAACTGGTGCGCGACGGAGAGCCCGGAGATGCCGGAGCCGATGATGGCGATTTTCATGACCGGCTCCCTCTGGCCAGTGCACGGAATAAAAAGGTTGCGAAGCGTCCCGAAACGAATAAGAGAGGGAGGGAGGAGAAGCGCTCCAGGAGATCAGTCGGAACCCGGGGGCCCGAAAGGCTTCGCAACGTTAAAACTGTACGCCGCGCAATCGTCTTGCGCAATGGATAGAGTGGGGCTTCCACCGCGAAGTTCCAGAGCCGCGCTGTGATTTTTTTAAAG includes:
- a CDS encoding 4-hydroxyphenylpyruvate dioxygenase encodes the protein MSTPMVATREALGDMPNPLGLQGIEFIEYATSRPQALGQALERMGFQPVARHRSREVLLYRQGDMNIIVNAHQDSERTGVHAPPALTETPVLAAIAFRVGNAAAAYRRVLELGAWAVHTEVEVMELNIPAIHGVGSSRIYFVDRYKEFSIYDVDFVSIPTVEPRPAALAGLHLFGVVQYIGLGRLQDWTHFYGELFGFAELSPEQSFGVLTHGRILASPCGTLHWQLIEPLVDALDADPEELLQRVAFGTPDVMATVNALRARGVDFVESPQGVHTGTRGALTRADVGSPSFELVLDAR
- a CDS encoding sugar phosphate isomerase/epimerase, giving the protein MRTSTMQRNVADFGMDTISLAGPLEAKLAAVKAAGFGQIMLAARDIVGHPQGIEAAVHAVRSSGLRVTGFQVLRDFEGLSGHLHSYKVDIAKQMILMALDLGAPLLLACSSTSSHATADADAIARDLRKLALLALPHGIRVAFEGLSWGRHINEVHQAWAAVEQADCPNLGLAVDSYHQFATSTPLAALADVDPEKIYLVQLSDFMWQETRTVQERIDTARHFRVFPGEGVHSQALAELVRTLDSMGYEGDYSFEVFNDDYQQLPLPYVAQRAWNSALWLAEGVLQRAVPLPGHLRIKTLA
- a CDS encoding nuclear transport factor 2 family protein, with product MLPPHPHPTSEEAVTRIIAFFENLSPADVSTIGQFYTPQARFKDPFNEVQGVPAIQSIFAHMFEALEQPRFVVTGRVVQGAQCFLTWDFLFAFKDFHKGVTQTVRGASHLVLDEQGLVTLHRDYWDAAEELYEKLPVVGALMRWLKKRANS
- a CDS encoding SDR family oxidoreductase, whose amino-acid sequence is MSLNPPLRDWHGRRAWLIGASSGIGRATATALHARGAQVIVSARSGDALDAFVAQHPGSLALPMDTAEPAQVQAAATQVLAGGAPDLVCYCAGYYRDMRATDFDLAVMLRHEQINYNGVLHVLAAVLPAMLAAAQAGRPGHVSVISSVAGFRGLPKSLAYGPTKAALINLAEALYLDLHDMGMGVSVINPGFVATPLTAGNDFTMPALISPEAAAAAIVQGWERGHFDIHFPKRFTRVMKLLRVLPYRWYFPAVRRFTGL
- a CDS encoding DUF3833 domain-containing protein produces the protein MMQRRLLLSAAVAAPMVLSGCASQSLDGYANEKPVLDLAQYFNGKIDAHGIFQDRSGQIVKRFTVVMDCQWKGNEGVLDEAFTYSDGTTQRRIWRLTKHADGRYTGVADDVVGTANGQTRGNAFRWNYTLALPVDGKVYNVDLDDWMYLIDDRVMLNRATMSKFGFRLGEITLSFTKRAP
- a CDS encoding MFS transporter — translated: MTSTPPLRAGQGLAYGLLGLPLAFVALPLYVLLPNHYAREFGMPLATLGAVLLAARLFDAFTDPLLGRLADQLFGRSVRPVLAVGAVSAGVLASGLSGLFYPPVRGSDALVAWAFFALLITYIAYSQLSIAHQSWGARLGGDELQRGRIVAWREGAALVGVVLASVLPALLGLPVMLGVFALSLLLGWWCWTRAPRPMVGDAGVYRPPQRASLWRPWGRPAFRRLLTVFMLNGIASAIPATLVLFFIQDRLQAPPAQEPMFLAAYFVCAALSIPLWLRAVAHGGLARTWLAGMLLAIAVFVWTAFLGAGDVLPFLLVCALSGAALGTDLALPSALLAGVIASEGDSGQHEGAYFGWWNFATKLNLALAAGLALPLLGWWGYTPGTRSEGGLQTLGLAYAVLPCVLKLLAAAALYVLILRPARERDAFLTSQATPP
- a CDS encoding chalcone isomerase family protein, encoding MKNIAVAAIFTGALVALGPQTALAQVAEASAAAAAPLSGARLVGQGVLRFLGFEIYRARLWVQPGFDANNYAAHPLALELTYHRDFSGEAIAKRSIEEMRRVGSFTPQQAERWQQALQSALPNVKAGDRLLGLYQPGAGAIFKMAGRVVGEVPDAEFSRLFFGIWLSPQTSEPRLRQDLIAATRPQGQP
- a CDS encoding cyclopropane-fatty-acyl-phospholipid synthase family protein, yielding MNSTTATRSALTLPAGTPAAARTALKLLQRLQHGHLTVQLPDGTLQHFGHGNGPSAAITLKNWNVCSAALRSGDIGFAESYIAGDWTTPHLTDLLKLFVANRQQIEGVIYGTWAGRLLYRVKHLLNRNTRANSQKNIHAHYDLGNAFYELWLDDTMNYSSAWFEGDAGGDMRTAQHAKVRRALRMAGVQPGARVLEIGCGWGALAEMATTEFGASLTGVTLSTEQLAFAQKRMAAHGVENQADLRLQDYRDIADGPYDAICSVEMVEAVGREYWPTYFQSVNRLLKPGGKACIQSIVIDDSLFERYISSTDFIQQYIFPGGCLPCPREFRREAEAAGLRVVDEFAFGQDYAETLKRWRERFLAQRTQILQLGFDQRFMHIWEFYLAYCEAAFAMSNIDLVQYTLIKD
- a CDS encoding DUF1365 domain-containing protein, whose product is MSLTTPPALPLIGFGQVRHTRLRPKRHAFAYPTFFLMLPMRSLAQTTGMQSALAVNRRGAISFHDTDHGDGRSADQGGALAWLDDLLRTEGIDDAVGEVWLHCYPRVLGHTFKPVSFWYCHRADGSLRAIVVEVNNTFGERHCYLLDAPQYGVEQQARKVFHVSPFCEVTGGYRFRFMRTAAAPADEGRTVARIDYDDASGPLIQTSVSGTLLHANARTLRQALWGYPVMTLAIVARIHWHALQLWLKRVRFHRKPEAPASIVTR
- a CDS encoding NAD(P)/FAD-dependent oxidoreductase encodes the protein MKIAIIGSGISGLSVAHQLRDQANITLFEAGDYFGGHTHTVDVTLPDASGAAVTHGVDTGFLVFNERTYPNLIRLLAELGVETAKSDMSFSVKVPGALGGSGSARTLEWSGTNLSTVFAQRSNLVNPRFLGMLRDLLRFNKLCTRIAEKQAEAALMQPLGDFLREHRFGDAFRDWYFLPMLGCIWSCPTDQMLKFPVATMIRFCHNHGLIQVSNRPQWWTVAGGARHYVDKIVAGIADKRLNTPVRRIERDAAGVRVVTQGAVEHFDQVVLATHSDQSLALLAQPTTQERAVLGSIRYQANRAVLHTDTAVLPERRAAWAAWNYERAPQRSRESARVCLHYLINQLQPVPFAQPVVVSLNPVRDIAPEHVIGSYEYAHPVFDMAAIRAQQQLAKIQGREHTWFCGAWTGYGFHEDGLKSGLAVAEQLLAAMPAPWAEAA